A single window of Methanomassiliicoccaceae archaeon DNA harbors:
- a CDS encoding PHP-associated domain-containing protein — protein sequence MKADLHIHSSFSLDGRTDPVTIVDVAVERGIGCIAITDHNSFEAYDLIKDDGRLIVIPGEEVSSKGGHILAYGIDRQIQKGLSIIETIEAIHDAGGIAFAAHPYRWWSGLGEQAVLDNPFDGIEAANSRSYNKDNLGSAALAAKVGCPVSAGSDAHTTRHIGFGYVTLPDGLTSWSEVLREMMSGPLSAISSNRHTGSTLRYGIRSIGLWMSRGFRKM from the coding sequence ATGAAGGCGGACCTGCACATTCACTCTTCGTTCTCTTTGGACGGGCGCACAGACCCCGTCACGATAGTGGACGTCGCGGTCGAGAGGGGCATCGGTTGCATAGCGATAACGGATCACAACAGTTTCGAGGCATACGACCTGATCAAAGACGACGGCCGCCTCATAGTAATACCGGGGGAGGAAGTATCCTCGAAGGGAGGGCATATCCTCGCTTACGGCATCGACAGACAGATACAGAAGGGGCTTTCGATCATCGAAACCATAGAGGCCATCCACGATGCGGGAGGGATCGCCTTTGCGGCACACCCGTACAGATGGTGGTCGGGGCTCGGAGAGCAGGCCGTGCTCGACAATCCCTTCGACGGCATAGAGGCGGCGAACTCCAGATCGTACAATAAAGACAATTTGGGTTCTGCGGCGCTCGCCGCAAAGGTCGGATGTCCGGTATCGGCGGGGAGCGATGCGCACACCACGCGCCACATCGGATTCGGATATGTCACGCTGCCCGACGGGCTCACGTCATGGTCGGAAGTTCTGAGAGAGATGATGTCGGGACCTTTGTCGGCAATCAGCTCGAACAGGCACACGGGGAGCACTTTGCGCTACGGTATCAGATCGATTGGGCTCTGGATGTCCAGAGGTTTCAGGAAAATGTGA
- a CDS encoding TATA-box-binding protein, whose translation MAKMKIENVVASSYLGQELDLNAIEAALEGAEYNPQQFPGLVYRLKDPKTATLLFRSGKVVCTGAKCYDDVVRAVTTVAKDLEKAGITITIVPKIEVQNIVASSDLEQEINLNTVAITLGLERVEYEPEQFPGLVYRLDDPKVVVLLFSSGKMVCTGAKVPPDVTRAVDKIAAELRSVGLMK comes from the coding sequence ATGGCAAAAATGAAAATAGAGAATGTTGTCGCCTCGAGCTACCTGGGACAGGAACTCGACCTCAACGCGATAGAGGCCGCGCTCGAAGGTGCGGAGTACAACCCTCAGCAGTTCCCGGGGCTTGTGTACAGGCTCAAGGACCCCAAGACGGCCACGCTGCTCTTCAGGAGCGGCAAGGTCGTATGCACGGGCGCCAAGTGCTATGACGATGTGGTCAGGGCCGTTACCACCGTCGCCAAGGACCTGGAGAAGGCGGGCATTACAATAACCATCGTGCCCAAGATCGAAGTTCAGAACATCGTCGCCTCTTCCGACCTGGAACAGGAGATAAACCTGAACACCGTGGCCATAACTTTGGGACTTGAGAGGGTCGAGTACGAGCCCGAGCAGTTCCCCGGCCTGGTTTACAGGCTGGACGACCCCAAGGTCGTAGTGCTTCTATTCAGCAGCGGCAAGATGGTATGCACGGGAGCGAAGGTCCCCCCGGACGTCACCCGCGCGGTCGACAAGATCGCCGCCGAGCTCAGGTCCGTCGGACTGATGAAATAA
- a CDS encoding tetratricopeptide repeat protein has translation MPVPSGHIEVHHGNLTVHVPRGIFKAGTAEIVPERAAPFREMVMGRYPWLTANSVNVLMERAIKEMRQVLDEETAGRSVSRVLAEGGRVGEAIDHLTKSLERNPDDADSWYLLGELLCRVGRTDEGYKAFAEGRKRF, from the coding sequence TTGCCGGTTCCAAGCGGACATATCGAGGTGCATCACGGGAACCTTACCGTGCATGTTCCCAGAGGCATTTTCAAAGCGGGAACCGCGGAGATCGTTCCCGAACGCGCGGCACCGTTCAGAGAGATGGTCATGGGGAGATACCCTTGGCTTACCGCCAACTCCGTGAACGTCCTTATGGAGCGCGCCATCAAAGAGATGAGACAGGTCCTCGACGAAGAGACGGCGGGACGTTCCGTCAGCCGCGTCCTTGCGGAGGGCGGCCGCGTCGGCGAGGCCATAGACCATCTGACCAAAAGTCTGGAACGCAACCCCGACGATGCCGATTCCTGGTATCTTCTCGGGGAACTGCTATGCAGAGTCGGACGTACCGATGAAGGATACAAAGCGTTCGCAGAGGGAAGGAAGCGTTTCTGA
- a CDS encoding dihydroorotate dehydrogenase electron transfer subunit codes for MSETVKIIGKMKESKDTYTLEFKWDAPAMPGQFVMVWIPGVDEVPMSLSRIGKIKAITVKGIGEASNAIHGLQVGDYVRLRGPYGNGFSIKKAKRILAVAGGVGAAALIPAIKETGCDTIIGARSEGEIILDDVARKYSKSVWISTDDGSRGFHGNAVQLAKEKMALRDYDLVIGCGPEVMLYFLHRACKENNVECQLSLERFMKCGAGVCGCCMMDELRVCKDGPVFGTEELDGLSDFGTRKRDECGRIINLR; via the coding sequence GTGAGTGAGACCGTCAAGATCATCGGAAAGATGAAGGAAAGCAAAGACACGTACACTCTGGAATTCAAATGGGACGCTCCCGCGATGCCCGGACAGTTCGTCATGGTCTGGATACCGGGCGTCGACGAGGTCCCTATGTCGCTCTCCCGCATAGGGAAGATCAAAGCGATAACCGTCAAAGGCATAGGGGAGGCCTCCAATGCTATACACGGTCTGCAGGTCGGGGACTACGTCAGGCTCAGGGGCCCCTACGGCAACGGATTTTCCATAAAGAAGGCCAAAAGGATCCTGGCGGTCGCGGGCGGTGTAGGCGCCGCGGCGCTGATCCCCGCAATAAAGGAGACAGGCTGCGATACCATCATAGGCGCCAGGTCCGAAGGCGAGATCATTCTGGACGATGTAGCGAGGAAATACAGCAAGAGCGTCTGGATATCCACCGATGACGGCAGTCGCGGTTTCCACGGAAACGCGGTACAGCTTGCAAAGGAGAAGATGGCCCTCAGGGACTATGATCTGGTGATCGGTTGCGGGCCCGAGGTCATGCTTTATTTCCTTCACAGGGCGTGCAAAGAGAACAATGTCGAATGCCAGCTTTCCCTGGAGAGGTTCATGAAATGCGGCGCCGGCGTATGCGGGTGCTGCATGATGGACGAGCTCAGAGTTTGCAAGGACGGGCCTGTGTTCGGCACAGAGGAGCTCGACGGCCTTTCCGACTTCGGGACCAGGAAAAGGGACGAGTGCGGACGCATCATAAATCTAAGGTGA
- a CDS encoding dihydroorotate dehydrogenase, which yields MGRLEITFGRLRLERPGMVASGIMDETGDSMARMIRSGAGAVVTKSIGLEPRPGHRNPTFTEVEGGYVNAMGLPNPGIKLFAEEMEIALRAGPVVGSVFGSNAKDFAMLSAKMEDYGASAIELNLSCPHAEGYGAEIGSDPKNVRSIVSAVSSSVDIPVWAKLTPNTSSIVELGRAAEDGGAEAVVAINTLKAMVISAELRKPVLSNKFGGLSGPAIKPVGVRAVYDLRGALSIPVVGVGGISNWRDAAEYLLAGASAFQVGSAVGTKGPKVFGEINRGLEMFMSDHGYGSIAEMVGVARE from the coding sequence ATGGGTAGACTGGAAATTACCTTCGGACGGCTGAGGCTGGAACGTCCCGGGATGGTCGCATCGGGAATAATGGATGAGACAGGGGACTCGATGGCGCGCATGATAAGATCGGGAGCGGGCGCCGTGGTCACAAAGTCCATAGGCCTCGAGCCGAGGCCGGGGCACAGAAATCCCACCTTCACCGAGGTCGAGGGAGGTTATGTCAACGCTATGGGCCTTCCGAACCCGGGAATAAAACTTTTCGCCGAGGAGATGGAGATAGCTTTGCGTGCGGGGCCCGTTGTCGGTTCCGTGTTCGGCTCCAATGCCAAGGATTTTGCAATGCTGTCGGCCAAGATGGAGGACTATGGGGCATCCGCCATCGAGCTGAACCTCTCGTGCCCCCATGCCGAAGGATACGGGGCGGAGATAGGTTCCGACCCGAAGAACGTACGCTCGATCGTTTCGGCGGTAAGTTCGTCCGTCGATATCCCCGTATGGGCAAAGCTGACGCCCAATACCTCTTCGATAGTGGAACTGGGCAGGGCCGCGGAGGACGGCGGCGCCGAGGCCGTGGTGGCGATCAACACCCTGAAGGCCATGGTCATTTCGGCAGAACTGCGAAAACCCGTCCTGAGCAACAAGTTCGGAGGCCTCTCCGGGCCCGCGATAAAGCCTGTGGGCGTCAGGGCGGTCTATGATCTTAGGGGCGCGCTCAGCATCCCGGTCGTAGGCGTCGGGGGCATCTCTAACTGGAGGGACGCCGCCGAATATCTCCTTGCAGGGGCCAGCGCATTCCAGGTCGGAAGCGCCGTGGGCACGAAGGGGCCGAAAGTGTTCGGAGAGATCAACAGGGGCCTGGAGATGTTCATGTCGGACCACGGTTACGGGTCCATCGCGGAAATGGTAGGTGTTGCGCGTGAGTGA
- a CDS encoding cysteine desulfurase, protein MDISSLRNDFPTMRNNRGVYLDSSCQSLRPDSVIEAILRYYNEYPSCGGRSVHAMGAKVSMAVDEARESLAEFFGTDDPDCYVFCKNATEALNTVAFGLSLKKEDTVVTTDSEHNSNHVPWLIISEEKGTKRRYAKTTEEGELDIESFKECMEKRVKVVSVIHASNVTGCIMPVAEISEIAHDAGAKVVIDGAQAAPHIKVDLDKINPDFYCLSVHKMLGPSGMGVLYGRSEELAKLRPLSYGGGTVGLATYDSVRLAPPPDRFEAGLQDYAGIAGTKAALDYLSKAGMDNVEAWDKKLMRQMVRETEDIRGLKLVGPTDPDRRGSVFSFNVEGLSPHDIAMMLDNIDGIMIRSGLHCAHPFFEGKKIEGSARASVYLYNNEEDVSRFSAALRKAADAFGK, encoded by the coding sequence ATGGACATATCGTCTCTGCGGAACGATTTTCCCACGATGAGGAACAACCGCGGCGTATACCTGGACAGCTCATGTCAATCGCTCCGCCCCGACAGCGTCATCGAGGCGATACTCAGATATTATAATGAATATCCGTCGTGCGGAGGCCGCAGCGTCCACGCAATGGGCGCAAAGGTCTCCATGGCAGTGGACGAGGCCCGTGAATCCTTGGCCGAATTCTTCGGCACGGACGATCCGGACTGCTATGTGTTCTGCAAGAACGCGACCGAGGCGCTCAACACCGTCGCGTTCGGCCTTTCGCTGAAGAAAGAAGATACGGTGGTTACAACCGATTCCGAACATAACTCCAATCACGTCCCCTGGCTGATCATTTCGGAGGAGAAAGGGACGAAGAGGCGCTATGCCAAGACGACGGAAGAAGGGGAACTGGACATCGAGTCGTTCAAAGAATGCATGGAAAAGCGCGTCAAGGTCGTTTCCGTGATACACGCGAGCAACGTCACAGGGTGCATAATGCCTGTCGCAGAGATATCGGAGATAGCCCACGACGCCGGCGCGAAAGTCGTGATCGACGGTGCGCAGGCCGCACCGCACATCAAGGTGGACCTGGACAAGATCAATCCGGACTTCTACTGTCTGTCGGTGCACAAGATGCTCGGCCCCTCGGGAATGGGCGTACTGTACGGAAGGTCCGAGGAACTGGCAAAGCTCAGGCCCCTCTCCTACGGCGGAGGGACGGTCGGCCTTGCGACATACGATTCGGTCAGACTGGCGCCGCCGCCCGACAGGTTCGAGGCGGGGCTTCAGGACTATGCGGGCATAGCGGGGACCAAGGCGGCCCTCGACTATCTGTCGAAGGCGGGTATGGACAATGTCGAGGCATGGGACAAAAAGCTCATGAGGCAGATGGTAAGGGAGACGGAGGACATCAGGGGGCTGAAGCTCGTCGGCCCAACGGACCCGGACAGGCGCGGCAGCGTATTCTCGTTCAATGTCGAAGGGTTGTCGCCCCATGACATAGCCATGATGCTGGACAACATCGATGGCATAATGATCCGCTCGGGGCTGCATTGCGCCCATCCCTTCTTCGAGGGGAAGAAGATAGAGGGGAGTGCCAGAGCTTCAGTTTACCTCTACAATAATGAGGAAGATGTAAGTCGTTTCTCCGCGGCTCTCAGGAAAGCGGCCGACGCTTTCGGAAAATGA
- the thpR gene encoding RNA 2',3'-cyclic phosphodiesterase, translated as MRAFVAVKIPDRPSLIRPFKGLSADGGMKIYGTGDLHITLSFIGEIEDGRLSDVTEAVERAARGIGPFEIEVGGLGSFQGRWGPRTVWAGAGSGGNLEKLAERISEELDKKGIGHDRKKFVPHITLARFRDGRGAPSASSVIERYEGGDSFTFTCKNITIFSSELGPSGAVHTPVSEIFL; from the coding sequence ATGCGGGCATTTGTTGCCGTTAAGATACCTGACAGACCGTCGTTGATCCGGCCGTTCAAAGGCCTGTCTGCGGACGGTGGAATGAAGATCTACGGCACCGGGGACCTGCATATCACCCTCAGCTTCATCGGAGAGATAGAGGACGGACGGCTCTCCGATGTTACCGAGGCCGTTGAAAGGGCGGCCCGTGGCATAGGCCCGTTCGAGATCGAGGTCGGAGGGCTCGGGTCGTTCCAGGGAAGGTGGGGGCCCAGGACCGTCTGGGCCGGCGCAGGGTCGGGAGGAAACCTGGAGAAGCTTGCCGAAAGGATCTCCGAGGAGCTTGATAAGAAAGGGATCGGGCACGACAGGAAAAAATTCGTTCCCCACATAACATTGGCAAGATTTCGGGACGGGAGGGGCGCGCCATCCGCATCGTCCGTCATCGAAAGATACGAAGGAGGGGATTCCTTCACTTTCACCTGCAAAAATATAACGATATTCAGCAGCGAGCTTGGCCCGTCGGGCGCCGTCCATACCCCCGTATCTGAGATTTTCCTCTGA
- a CDS encoding DUF362 domain-containing protein, with amino-acid sequence MASEVFFTDMRTGTGDSIPDKLLRLVEKAGIGRMDCDRKFVAIKMHFGELGNLAYLRPGIPRVLAEKTRELGGIPFLTDCNTLYVGRRKSAPEHLDTANYNGFNRMSAGCQIIIADGLKGTDDVEVPINGEYVETAKIGRAIYDADVIVTVTHFKCHELTGYGGALKNLAMGCASRRGKMEMHSAGKPSVDRDKCVGCGTCARQCAESAIALTRRKAAIDKEKCVGCGRCIGSCLYDAITAENDQDAGVLNAKIVEYAMAAIKGKPNFHVTVMTDISPNCDCHAENDVPVIPDVGMLASFDPVALDRACIDIAMRQTPIEGSELYEKCAGEIPEDMFACIHPTTRWQSTFEHADKMGFGSSDYVIVNIK; translated from the coding sequence ATGGCATCCGAGGTTTTCTTCACAGACATGCGCACCGGGACGGGAGATTCCATACCTGACAAACTGCTAAGGCTCGTAGAGAAGGCAGGGATCGGCAGGATGGACTGCGACAGGAAGTTCGTGGCCATCAAGATGCACTTCGGCGAACTGGGGAACCTTGCGTACCTCAGGCCGGGAATACCCAGGGTTCTGGCCGAGAAGACCAGGGAGCTCGGAGGGATCCCTTTCCTGACAGACTGCAACACGCTGTACGTGGGTCGCAGAAAGAGCGCCCCCGAGCACCTGGATACCGCGAACTACAACGGATTCAACCGCATGTCGGCAGGATGTCAGATAATAATAGCCGACGGCCTTAAGGGGACCGACGACGTCGAGGTCCCGATAAACGGCGAATATGTGGAGACGGCCAAGATAGGCCGTGCGATTTACGACGCGGATGTTATCGTAACGGTCACGCATTTCAAATGTCACGAGCTCACCGGATACGGAGGGGCCCTGAAGAACCTGGCGATGGGGTGCGCGTCCCGCCGCGGTAAGATGGAGATGCATTCGGCGGGAAAACCCTCCGTGGACCGCGATAAGTGTGTCGGGTGCGGCACGTGCGCCAGGCAGTGCGCGGAGTCCGCGATCGCCTTAACACGGAGAAAGGCCGCCATCGATAAGGAAAAGTGCGTCGGATGCGGAAGATGCATCGGCTCCTGCCTCTACGATGCCATAACCGCCGAGAACGACCAGGATGCAGGCGTGCTAAATGCCAAGATCGTGGAGTACGCTATGGCCGCCATCAAGGGCAAACCGAACTTCCACGTGACCGTAATGACGGATATATCTCCGAACTGCGACTGCCATGCCGAGAACGACGTCCCGGTCATACCCGATGTGGGGATGCTCGCATCCTTCGATCCTGTCGCTTTGGACAGAGCCTGCATAGATATCGCGATGCGACAAACGCCCATCGAAGGCAGCGAACTTTACGAAAAATGCGCCGGTGAAATACCGGAAGACATGTTTGCCTGTATACATCCGACCACGAGATGGCAGAGCACCTTCGAACACGCGGATAAGATGGGGTTCGGCTCTTCCGACTACGTCATAGTGAATATCAAGTGA
- a CDS encoding S-adenosylmethionine decarboxylase, with the protein MYTMSPYSGKLLSDEEAMKKYNGEKLWGLLVSIDLGECDHSKIASKEHITQYAIDLAKHINMKRYGEPQVVFFGDEPKVQGYSLVQLIETSLISGHFAEDTDRAFVDIFSCREFGPENAAKYTQEYFGAKKMQYSVSFRDI; encoded by the coding sequence ATGTACACAATGAGTCCCTATTCCGGCAAACTCCTCAGCGACGAGGAGGCAATGAAAAAATACAATGGTGAGAAGCTTTGGGGTCTGCTCGTCTCGATCGACCTCGGAGAGTGCGACCATTCCAAGATCGCAAGCAAAGAGCACATCACACAGTATGCAATCGACCTCGCCAAGCACATCAACATGAAAAGATACGGTGAACCTCAGGTAGTTTTCTTCGGAGACGAACCCAAGGTCCAGGGATATTCCCTCGTACAGCTCATAGAGACGTCTTTGATCTCCGGCCACTTCGCCGAGGACACTGACCGCGCATTCGTCGACATATTCTCATGCAGGGAGTTCGGTCCCGAAAATGCCGCCAAGTACACACAGGAATACTTTGGCGCCAAGAAGATGCAGTACTCGGTGTCCTTCAGGGACATCTAA